A genomic segment from Pediococcus acidilactici encodes:
- a CDS encoding PTS fructose transporter subunit IIB, translating to MIKMLTACGAGVNSSHQIKDAVEEEMKNRGYDVSVDAEMIKDVTPEMMEGVQIFLPINHPDLGFDIDIPEVDAGAILYRMPAMAKPVYDQIEAEIKKIQG from the coding sequence ATGATTAAAATGTTAACTGCTTGTGGTGCTGGTGTTAATTCAAGTCATCAAATTAAGGATGCGGTCGAAGAAGAAATGAAGAACCGTGGATACGACGTTTCCGTTGATGCAGAAATGATTAAGGACGTTACTCCCGAAATGATGGAAGGCGTTCAAATCTTCTTGCCAATCAATCATCCGGACCTTGGCTTTGATATTGATATTCCTGAAGTTGATGCTGGGGCAATTCTTTACCGGATGCCCGCAATGGCTAAACCAGTTTACGACCAAATCGAAGCCGAAATTAAAAAAATCCAAGGCTAA
- a CDS encoding PTS sugar transporter subunit IIA gives MSETAIESLFDPRIVYVSSGTTRQEVFKEVADDLVEKGYVKDSFLDNLNSREDDYPTGMDLSVVGPQYPNVAIPHTEANFVYKRRIVPVKLEHPIEFRSMINPAQSMNVRFLFMILNNDPEGQANVLAEIMEFLTQTPWNSLQHMFESDSPEEIFDFLRTNFDEK, from the coding sequence ATGAGCGAAACAGCAATCGAATCTCTCTTTGATCCAAGGATTGTCTATGTTAGTTCAGGTACAACCAGGCAGGAAGTTTTCAAAGAAGTCGCGGATGACTTAGTTGAAAAAGGTTATGTTAAAGATAGCTTTCTCGACAATCTGAATAGCAGAGAAGATGATTACCCGACGGGTATGGATTTATCGGTGGTGGGCCCCCAATATCCAAACGTCGCCATCCCTCATACGGAAGCCAATTTCGTTTATAAACGTCGGATTGTCCCCGTGAAGCTTGAACATCCCATTGAGTTTCGCAGCATGATCAATCCTGCGCAATCGATGAACGTACGCTTTTTATTCATGATTTTGAATAACGACCCGGAAGGCCAAGCCAACGTGCTTGCGGAAATCATGGAGTTTTTAACCCAAACCCCATGGAATAGTTTACAACACATGTTTGAAAGCGATTCCCCGGAAGAAATTTTTGATTTCTTACGGACTAACTTTGATGAAAAATAA
- a CDS encoding DeoR/GlpR family DNA-binding transcription regulator, with amino-acid sequence MRVLKNERMMKILNAVNSKGTITVNDLVDKLSVSSMTIRRDLDELEKQEKIVRVFGGAQSVNLVSQTEPSYIQKRKIHLAEKNEIAKEVASMIKPNETVFLGPGSTNELVSKYLEIDNLRIVTNSLPVFQRFSDEHDFDLCLVGGTYRRRSGAFVGSLAEEFLRNIKMHKAFVGVNGISNTSVMNADTDEGASQRVALEQSQSKYIVADHHKLDHDDFYNFYDLSNVDGLITDAGVKPAILRRYQQITNVHVAKKIE; translated from the coding sequence GTGCGAGTGCTAAAAAATGAACGAATGATGAAAATTTTGAACGCAGTTAATAGTAAAGGAACGATCACGGTTAATGATTTAGTCGATAAGCTGTCAGTTTCGTCAATGACTATTCGGCGGGACCTCGACGAACTCGAGAAGCAGGAAAAAATTGTGCGAGTTTTTGGCGGGGCTCAAAGCGTTAACTTAGTGTCGCAAACCGAACCTTCATACATTCAAAAACGCAAAATTCATTTAGCTGAAAAAAACGAAATCGCCAAAGAAGTGGCGAGCATGATTAAACCTAACGAAACCGTCTTTCTTGGTCCCGGTTCGACAAATGAATTAGTTTCTAAATATTTGGAAATCGACAATTTACGAATCGTAACTAACAGTTTACCAGTGTTCCAGCGCTTTTCGGATGAACACGATTTTGACCTTTGCTTAGTCGGGGGAACTTACCGGCGCCGCAGTGGTGCGTTTGTGGGTAGTTTAGCGGAAGAATTTTTACGCAACATCAAAATGCACAAGGCGTTTGTAGGGGTCAACGGTATTTCAAATACGAGCGTGATGAATGCGGATACTGACGAAGGTGCGTCACAACGGGTGGCTTTGGAGCAATCACAGAGTAAATACATTGTGGCTGACCACCATAAGTTGGATCATGATGACTTCTATAATTTCTACGATTTAAGCAACGTTGACGGTCTGATTACCGATGCGGGCGTTAAGCCGGCAATTTTACGGCGTTACCAGCAAATCACCAACGTACACGTTGCTAAAAAGATTGAATAA
- the lacA gene encoding galactose-6-phosphate isomerase subunit LacA → MKVVVGADKAGFDLKEKVKTYLKDHGYEVVDVSETPHDDFVDSSLAVTDKVLNDKIEKAIMFDEYGVGSAMASNKVKGMVTANVVEENTAHMTAMHNGAKAIAIGAGIVGEKLAYNIVQYYLDTEYAGGRHQIRLDMLNKMI, encoded by the coding sequence ATGAAAGTTGTAGTAGGTGCAGATAAAGCAGGTTTTGACTTGAAAGAAAAGGTAAAAACGTACCTTAAGGACCATGGATACGAAGTGGTGGACGTTAGCGAAACGCCTCACGACGACTTCGTGGATTCTTCCTTAGCCGTTACGGATAAGGTTTTAAACGACAAAATTGAAAAGGCTATCATGTTTGACGAATACGGAGTTGGTTCAGCAATGGCCAGCAATAAGGTCAAGGGAATGGTTACGGCAAACGTAGTCGAAGAAAATACCGCCCACATGACCGCCATGCATAACGGCGCAAAGGCAATCGCAATTGGTGCCGGCATTGTTGGTGAAAAATTGGCTTACAACATCGTGCAATATTACTTGGATACCGAATATGCCGGCGGTCGCCACCAAATCCGTTTGGACATGCTTAACAAAATGATTTAA
- the lacB gene encoding galactose-6-phosphate isomerase subunit LacB has translation MIISIGNDHIVTDVKIQLSNFLKSLGHEVIDEGTYDTTRTHYPIYGKRVAEDVADGRADLGVVLCGTGIGISTAADKNEGVRAALVSNLVAARYAKEELNANVIGFGGATVGEHLCEDIIKVFLDSEYKETEENKKLIDKIDHIATPNPDQKDNPHFFDEENEKWAAGVYHD, from the coding sequence ATGATTATTTCAATTGGCAACGACCATATCGTTACAGACGTAAAAATTCAATTATCAAATTTCTTGAAATCCTTAGGCCACGAAGTCATTGATGAAGGTACTTATGACACGACCCGGACCCACTACCCAATTTATGGCAAGCGGGTTGCCGAAGACGTTGCGGATGGCCGCGCAGACCTCGGCGTGGTACTTTGTGGCACGGGGATTGGCATTAGCACCGCGGCAGATAAAAACGAAGGCGTCCGAGCTGCGTTAGTTTCTAACCTAGTTGCCGCACGTTACGCTAAAGAAGAGCTTAACGCTAACGTAATTGGTTTTGGCGGTGCGACCGTTGGCGAACACCTCTGTGAAGACATCATTAAGGTGTTCTTGGATTCAGAATACAAGGAAACCGAAGAAAACAAAAAGTTGATCGATAAGATTGATCACATCGCGACACCCAACCCTGACCAAAAGGATAATCCACACTTCTTTGACGAAGAAAATGAAAAGTGGGCTGCAGGGGTTTACCACGATTAA